One stretch of Schlesneria sp. DSM 10557 DNA includes these proteins:
- a CDS encoding efflux RND transporter periplasmic adaptor subunit: MRGLYQMMKRHGRSLSWLIGLVLLAGLGGMALLNRDVQEWIRVRLLQAAKGASGEEANHESDAHQHAAAKGLMLSDRARQNLGLKLGKVEMTDWWRSVNVPAEVIEEPGHSKYAVPSTIQGVVLKIHAFPGQTVRAGDPLVDIQPTGDLLATAESTLLRTIQEIALVKLQLERLIPTVDSGATPIMRRLEKEYELTRLESQRLVQTQELLVRGLTSSQIDEIISTKTLIRSVTIRAPAGDLPGDDVEPADAAEEGIEGKEGSSSDHDKGVPHAKHEHGSVYTVESLNTYLGQLVQQGGEVCLLSRHSHLLLAGRAFEREAHLIARAIEQGWPVKATFETSSDEPLIRDNLSILYADSVINPDTNTIRFYLPLDNEILRDSTGANGLAYRSWRFRPGQKAQLFVPVQQLSRRIVLPADAVVREGAEAYVFRANGNLLERVAVHVESLDSRDAVLANDRALFPGDVVALNQAYQLDLAFKKSQQGSSQGHGHEGHSHEGHSH, translated from the coding sequence ATGAGAGGTCTCTATCAAATGATGAAACGACATGGACGAAGTCTGTCCTGGCTGATTGGGTTGGTCCTGCTGGCAGGTCTGGGAGGGATGGCGCTTCTCAACCGGGATGTGCAGGAATGGATCCGCGTTCGGCTGCTGCAGGCGGCGAAGGGTGCTTCCGGGGAAGAGGCGAATCACGAATCAGACGCGCATCAGCACGCGGCCGCGAAAGGCTTAATGCTGAGTGATCGTGCGCGACAGAACCTGGGGTTGAAGCTGGGTAAGGTCGAAATGACGGACTGGTGGCGGTCGGTCAACGTTCCCGCAGAAGTGATCGAAGAGCCGGGACACAGTAAGTATGCTGTCCCCTCCACGATCCAGGGAGTTGTTCTCAAGATTCACGCGTTCCCCGGTCAAACCGTCCGGGCAGGAGATCCCCTCGTCGATATTCAGCCGACAGGCGATCTGCTCGCAACGGCGGAATCGACGCTGCTACGGACCATCCAGGAAATTGCACTCGTCAAACTGCAGCTCGAACGGCTGATTCCCACGGTCGATTCGGGTGCCACCCCGATCATGCGCCGCCTGGAAAAAGAGTACGAACTGACCCGACTCGAATCGCAACGGCTGGTCCAGACCCAGGAGCTGTTGGTGAGGGGACTGACTTCCTCGCAGATCGACGAGATTATCTCGACCAAAACCCTGATTCGCAGCGTCACCATCAGGGCACCTGCCGGAGACCTGCCGGGTGACGATGTTGAACCCGCCGATGCAGCAGAGGAAGGGATAGAGGGGAAAGAGGGAAGCAGCAGCGACCATGACAAGGGGGTGCCGCATGCGAAACACGAACATGGATCGGTTTACACGGTTGAATCGCTGAATACCTACCTCGGTCAGCTTGTGCAGCAGGGGGGCGAGGTCTGCCTGCTGTCGCGTCATTCCCATCTCTTGCTGGCAGGACGGGCCTTCGAGCGGGAAGCTCACCTGATCGCGCGCGCCATCGAGCAGGGCTGGCCCGTCAAAGCGACCTTCGAAACGTCGAGCGATGAACCCCTCATCCGGGACAATCTCTCGATTCTGTACGCGGACAGCGTGATCAATCCCGACACGAATACCATCCGGTTCTATCTCCCGCTGGATAATGAGATCCTGCGGGATAGCACAGGAGCGAATGGATTGGCCTATCGCTCATGGCGTTTCCGGCCGGGTCAGAAAGCCCAGCTTTTCGTTCCGGTACAGCAACTGAGTCGACGGATCGTGCTCCCTGCGGATGCCGTCGTGCGCGAAGGGGCCGAGGCTTACGTATTCCGGGCGAATGGCAACCTGCTGGAACGCGTTGCCGTTCATGTGGAATCACTCGATTCACGCGACGCAGTTCTGGCGAACGATCGAGCTCTGTTTCCCGGCGATGTGGTCGCGTTGAATCAGGCCTACCAACTGGATCTGGCATTCAAAAAGTCGCAGCAAGGTTCCAGCCAGGGACACGGGCACGAAGGTCATAGTCACGAAGGTCACAGTCACTGA
- a CDS encoding efflux RND transporter permease subunit — MNALIRFALHNRLLIICLSLVTLVLGALTMANLPIDIFPSLTRPRVVVMTECPGLAPEEVETLVTLPLETALNGSTGVQTVRSSSGIGLSVIYVEFGWNSDVYLARQIVNERIATVLNRMPAGVKPELAPISSIMGQIVMVGLYSRDGTTPPMQIRTFAEWVVRPRLLTIPGVSQVIPMGGGRKQFQVLVDPVRLAARNVTLTEVELALGESNQNATGGYLERGSMEYLVRGLGRVKTKDDLELSVIRSSSERPILLRDVADVEERPQLKRGDASVNGHPAVVLTIGKQPTADTRQLTEEITKTFESLRGSLPKDVELVTELYQQREFIDRGIHNVLEALRDGAILVLIILFLFLMNFRTTFITLTAIPLSIVITGLVFYWFGVSINVMTLGGLAVAMGELVDDAIVDIENVFRRLNENARLSQPKPVLEVVYHASLEIRSSIVFGTMLVILVFIPLFALSGIEGRLFTPLGLAYIVSILASLLVSLTVTPVLGSLLLAPKANGHSDHEVDSPLLRFLKRMVTPVIKTSLSRAGLTTILAVVTTAIAASIVLVFRLGTDFLPAFDEGAAQINFVLPPGSSLEASNRASTMVDAALAQHLRSEEKNPRGLVTGFVRRSGRAEMDEHAEGVNVTEYVVSMNPESGLSRAQALDTLRKELDEIPGIEYEVEQPLAHMISHMLSGVTAQIAIKIFGDDLDVLRQKAEQIKVALADVPGLLPPIVEAQQLIPQLRIELKREQLALYGLSVGQVNEFIETAMNGRVVSSILDGQRTFDLLVRLNDVSRTDLDAIERLTLVLPTGGRIPLSAVAKIYEAGGPNTINHERTRRRIAIRANAAGRDLGSVVADIRRVISGIDMPEGYFVEYGGQFEAQQEATQQIAIMSIVSLVGVFLVLYTLFPSTKIVLQIMFALPIAFVGGAWGLWMTGQTLTVASLVGFISLGGIAARNGILLVSHYVHLMREEGEGFTEAMIVRGSLERLAPVLMTALTAGIGLVPLVLGGQQPGKEILYPVATVILGGLITSTICEYVVHPGLFWRLSGSSAEKLAHRQPSIRSEAE; from the coding sequence ATGAACGCACTGATTCGATTTGCCCTTCACAATCGCCTGCTGATCATCTGCCTTTCGCTGGTCACGCTGGTGCTGGGGGCACTGACGATGGCCAATCTTCCGATCGATATTTTTCCGAGTCTGACCAGACCGAGAGTGGTCGTCATGACCGAGTGTCCCGGACTGGCTCCCGAAGAAGTTGAAACGCTGGTCACACTGCCGCTGGAGACCGCGTTGAACGGCTCTACGGGAGTTCAGACCGTCCGGAGCTCGTCCGGGATCGGGTTGTCGGTGATCTATGTCGAGTTCGGCTGGAACTCCGATGTCTATCTGGCGCGGCAGATCGTCAACGAACGCATCGCGACCGTACTGAATCGCATGCCCGCCGGTGTGAAACCGGAACTGGCCCCGATCAGTTCGATCATGGGTCAGATCGTGATGGTGGGACTGTACAGCCGGGATGGCACAACACCACCCATGCAGATCCGCACGTTCGCCGAGTGGGTGGTTCGGCCACGGTTACTGACCATTCCCGGAGTCTCGCAAGTCATTCCGATGGGGGGTGGGCGCAAGCAGTTTCAGGTGCTGGTCGATCCGGTTCGACTGGCGGCGAGGAACGTCACGCTGACAGAAGTCGAGCTGGCTCTGGGCGAGTCAAATCAGAATGCCACGGGGGGATACCTCGAACGGGGTTCGATGGAATACCTGGTCCGGGGACTGGGTCGGGTCAAAACAAAAGACGATCTGGAACTGTCGGTGATTCGAAGTTCCAGCGAGCGACCGATTTTGTTGCGGGATGTGGCCGATGTCGAAGAGCGGCCTCAACTGAAACGAGGCGATGCGTCGGTGAATGGACACCCGGCCGTGGTGCTCACGATTGGCAAACAGCCCACGGCTGATACGCGACAACTGACGGAAGAAATCACAAAAACCTTCGAAAGCCTGCGCGGATCTCTGCCCAAGGACGTGGAACTGGTCACCGAGCTTTATCAGCAGCGTGAGTTCATCGATCGGGGCATTCACAACGTGCTGGAAGCCCTGCGCGACGGGGCCATCCTGGTCCTGATCATTCTGTTTCTGTTCCTGATGAACTTTCGCACCACCTTTATCACCCTGACCGCGATTCCACTTTCGATTGTGATTACAGGGCTTGTCTTCTACTGGTTCGGCGTCTCGATCAACGTGATGACGCTCGGGGGACTCGCCGTTGCGATGGGGGAACTGGTCGACGATGCGATCGTGGATATCGAGAATGTCTTTCGCCGGCTGAACGAGAACGCACGGCTTTCCCAGCCCAAGCCTGTGCTGGAGGTGGTGTATCACGCCAGTCTCGAAATCCGCAGTTCGATTGTTTTCGGCACGATGCTGGTGATCCTGGTCTTCATCCCGCTGTTTGCACTGTCAGGGATCGAAGGCCGGCTCTTCACGCCACTGGGTCTTGCTTACATTGTTTCCATTCTGGCGTCGCTGCTGGTGTCTCTGACGGTCACGCCCGTGCTGGGAAGTTTGCTGCTGGCGCCGAAGGCCAACGGGCACTCAGATCATGAGGTCGACAGCCCGCTGTTACGATTCCTGAAACGGATGGTCACACCCGTTATCAAGACAAGTCTCTCACGGGCCGGCTTGACGACGATTCTCGCCGTCGTAACCACCGCCATCGCGGCAAGTATCGTGCTGGTCTTCCGCCTTGGAACCGATTTTCTTCCCGCGTTTGACGAGGGGGCCGCCCAGATCAACTTCGTATTGCCACCTGGTTCATCGCTCGAAGCATCCAACCGGGCCAGCACGATGGTGGATGCGGCCCTGGCCCAGCATCTGCGATCGGAAGAGAAGAATCCGCGTGGCTTGGTAACGGGTTTCGTCCGTCGCAGCGGCCGTGCGGAAATGGACGAACATGCTGAAGGCGTGAACGTGACCGAGTACGTCGTCTCGATGAATCCGGAGAGTGGTCTTTCCCGTGCCCAGGCTCTCGACACTCTCCGCAAGGAACTCGACGAGATCCCCGGGATCGAGTACGAAGTCGAACAACCTCTGGCGCACATGATCAGTCACATGCTGTCCGGGGTGACCGCACAGATCGCTATCAAGATCTTCGGCGACGATCTGGATGTGCTCAGGCAGAAGGCGGAACAGATTAAGGTGGCACTCGCCGATGTCCCGGGACTGTTGCCCCCGATCGTGGAGGCACAGCAACTCATTCCCCAACTGCGAATCGAACTGAAGCGGGAGCAACTGGCGCTGTACGGTCTTTCTGTCGGACAGGTGAATGAGTTCATCGAAACGGCGATGAACGGCCGAGTGGTCTCGTCCATCCTGGATGGTCAGCGAACCTTCGATCTGCTCGTCCGGCTGAATGATGTTTCCCGAACGGACCTGGACGCGATTGAACGACTGACTCTGGTCCTGCCGACCGGCGGACGGATTCCTCTCTCGGCGGTGGCCAAAATCTACGAAGCAGGTGGTCCCAACACGATCAATCATGAACGGACGCGGCGTCGAATCGCCATTCGCGCGAACGCTGCGGGTCGAGATCTTGGCAGCGTGGTGGCCGACATTCGTCGAGTCATTTCCGGGATCGACATGCCGGAAGGTTATTTCGTCGAATACGGCGGCCAGTTCGAAGCGCAACAGGAAGCCACACAGCAGATCGCCATCATGAGTATCGTGTCGCTGGTGGGGGTGTTCCTTGTCCTCTACACCCTGTTCCCTTCGACCAAGATCGTCCTGCAGATCATGTTTGCGCTGCCCATCGCGTTTGTGGGGGGAGCATGGGGGTTGTGGATGACCGGTCAGACGTTGACGGTGGCGAGTCTGGTCGGCTTCATCTCGCTGGGGGGGATCGCGGCGCGAAACGGAATTTTGCTCGTCTCTCACTATGTGCATCTCATGCGGGAAGAAGGAGAAGGATTTACCGAAGCGATGATCGTGCGAGGAAGCCTCGAACGGCTGGCGCCGGTGCTGATGACGGCGCTCACGGCGGGGATCGGGCTGGTTCCCCTGGTCCTGGGTGGTCAGCAACCCGGCAAGGAGATTCTCTATCCGGTTGCCACCGTTATTCTCGGCGGGCTGATTACCTCTACCATCTGTGAATATGTTGTGCATCCCGGTCTGTTCTGGCGGTTGAGCGGTTCGTCAGCGGAAAAACTGGCTCATCGCCAGCCCTCAATTCGATCGGAAGCTGAATGA
- a CDS encoding tetratricopeptide repeat protein, with translation MSKDGFFSPTGLSRSILLGLILATAGCHATSGYTQNRSGMKHYNRGNYAEARQRFARAVADDPYNPDYRYNLAMALQKQGDIGGAEKIMRHNLTIDAMHQPTYHSLAQVLNNQGRVDEAQDLVAGWAETQPYVAESNLELAFLQRESGNVTGAEQSLRNALRAQPTHPTALAHLGQIYQESGRPDLAAAYYQRSLAAKWDQPEVKSRLATLTGSTPSQRSARRSAMMQNSLDSTMMAGGPVMTSSPSMVANDPFTGDVQALTYEDGDQSQRSRSRRRGRGQQDGQVIAAYPLPNFDSPGFPGVPATTVVSGQSNEVFLPPVVTSDPNAMPQMPVPDMSTTQLPLPGNAPPLIPQADPAHAMEPVPEMTAAIPVVDPH, from the coding sequence ATGTCTAAGGACGGCTTTTTTTCGCCGACCGGCTTGTCTCGCTCTATCTTGCTCGGCCTGATTCTGGCTACGGCAGGTTGCCATGCCACTAGCGGTTACACCCAGAACCGTTCGGGGATGAAGCACTACAACCGTGGAAATTATGCCGAGGCACGGCAGCGGTTCGCACGAGCCGTCGCCGATGATCCGTACAATCCCGACTACAGATACAACCTTGCCATGGCGCTGCAGAAGCAGGGAGACATTGGCGGGGCTGAAAAGATCATGCGTCATAACCTGACAATTGATGCGATGCACCAGCCCACCTATCACTCGCTGGCTCAAGTCCTGAACAATCAGGGACGGGTTGACGAAGCTCAGGATCTGGTCGCCGGGTGGGCTGAAACCCAGCCGTATGTCGCTGAATCCAATCTTGAACTGGCCTTTCTGCAGCGGGAATCGGGTAACGTCACCGGTGCGGAACAGTCACTCCGCAACGCTTTGCGTGCTCAGCCAACCCACCCCACGGCATTGGCCCATCTGGGACAGATTTACCAGGAATCCGGCCGACCGGACCTGGCTGCGGCTTACTATCAACGTTCTCTCGCTGCGAAGTGGGACCAGCCAGAAGTGAAGTCCCGTCTGGCGACCCTGACCGGATCGACGCCCTCGCAGCGCAGCGCTCGCCGATCAGCCATGATGCAGAATTCACTGGATTCCACCATGATGGCGGGTGGTCCTGTCATGACGTCGTCACCGTCGATGGTGGCCAACGATCCGTTCACCGGCGATGTCCAGGCCCTCACCTATGAAGATGGCGATCAATCTCAACGGTCTCGATCGCGACGCCGTGGTCGGGGTCAGCAGGATGGTCAGGTCATCGCCGCTTATCCGCTTCCCAACTTTGATTCCCCCGGATTTCCGGGTGTCCCTGCGACGACCGTTGTCTCGGGCCAGTCGAATGAGGTCTTCCTGCCCCCGGTTGTCACAAGCGATCCGAACGCGATGCCTCAGATGCCGGTCCCCGACATGTCGACGACGCAGCTTCCGCTGCCAGGAAACGCTCCGCCGTTGATCCCGCAGGCCGATCCCGCGCACGCCATGGAACCAGTTCCAGAGATGACGGCTGCCATCCCGGTGGTGGATCCTCACTAA
- a CDS encoding methyltransferase: protein MPESVPSTADMREIRELPPAIVNQPEELPRIPGGWTEREWTIEGQVFRLTQPAAPDLFLEDPDVHAAFDRDEYMPYWAYLWPSALKMVATILKSDWPENAEVLEIGAGIGIVGLAGLARGLRVTISDYEPKAVELAMYNARKSGYTKASGLVLDWRTPPARQFPILWGCELLYEDRHHEPLLELTRRMLTQDGVAWFVDGGRMRAERFCKMIPEYGLTGQIFDENLQRLSSPRVGQYQLIEVRHQSVRNPS from the coding sequence ATGCCCGAATCTGTACCGTCCACTGCGGACATGCGTGAAATTCGCGAACTGCCTCCGGCGATCGTCAATCAACCCGAAGAGTTACCCCGCATTCCCGGAGGCTGGACAGAACGGGAATGGACCATCGAAGGTCAAGTCTTCCGACTGACCCAGCCCGCCGCCCCGGACCTCTTTCTCGAAGATCCCGATGTCCATGCGGCGTTTGATCGTGATGAGTACATGCCGTACTGGGCCTACCTGTGGCCTTCGGCATTGAAGATGGTCGCCACGATCCTGAAGTCCGACTGGCCAGAGAATGCCGAAGTCCTGGAGATCGGGGCCGGAATCGGCATCGTGGGTCTGGCGGGACTGGCTCGTGGCTTGCGCGTGACGATCAGCGACTATGAGCCCAAAGCGGTCGAACTGGCGATGTACAATGCTCGCAAAAGCGGCTACACGAAGGCGAGTGGTCTGGTGCTGGATTGGAGAACGCCTCCCGCACGACAGTTCCCCATCCTCTGGGGCTGTGAACTGCTTTACGAGGACCGCCATCACGAACCGCTCCTCGAACTGACACGCCGCATGCTGACCCAGGATGGTGTCGCCTGGTTCGTCGATGGAGGTCGGATGCGGGCCGAACGCTTCTGCAAAATGATTCCGGAGTACGGACTGACCGGTCAGATCTTCGATGAGAATCTGCAACGACTTTCCTCCCCCCGGGTCGGACAGTATCAGTTGATCGAGGTGCGGCACCAGAGTGTCCGGAATCCATCTTGA
- a CDS encoding ArnT family glycosyltransferase: protein MAWAAGWHRWLFLTLFVAFGLRLGLALAVQYEVSKTPGRLCLISGDAEGYWELAGKVAAGEAYSIYDPPRRLLRMPGFPALLALPRLVFGDNPFAARLLLVVVGTLACGLTYWLGYELSGHAVGLLAAIYTAVSPTMALFSVLFLSETAFAATMLASLIAAARFLRKCEQATSDPPTVGHAVAVGGLAGLATYMRPTWLLVGPGLAMLTLMTGRSSLGQRTILAGIICLSLAVVLFPWTARNAALTGHWIPTTLWVGPSLYDGLNPTATGDSDMEFFEQDRLLLSMSEYEMDREYRRRAWKFAAENPARVISLALVKQSRYWSPAPNTPQFRHPLIHLVAWLSFAPLMIFALIGVWQTRNDPYLIILTAGPVLYFAALHLLFVGSLRYRLPAEFPLSVLAAVGMVRLFAGSRAAQHASSPSSQVLLN, encoded by the coding sequence ATGGCATGGGCGGCAGGGTGGCATCGCTGGTTGTTCTTGACGCTATTCGTGGCTTTCGGATTGCGTCTTGGATTGGCATTGGCCGTTCAATACGAAGTCTCAAAAACACCGGGACGATTGTGCCTGATCTCCGGGGATGCAGAAGGCTATTGGGAGCTTGCGGGTAAGGTGGCTGCGGGCGAAGCTTATTCCATCTACGACCCGCCACGACGCCTGCTTCGCATGCCGGGCTTCCCTGCGCTTCTGGCCCTACCTCGTCTCGTGTTTGGAGACAATCCGTTCGCTGCACGACTGCTGCTCGTGGTGGTGGGAACTCTTGCTTGCGGATTGACCTATTGGCTCGGTTATGAACTGTCTGGCCATGCTGTGGGGTTGCTGGCAGCAATCTACACAGCGGTCTCCCCCACCATGGCGCTGTTCAGTGTCCTGTTCCTGAGTGAAACGGCGTTCGCGGCCACCATGCTGGCCAGCCTGATCGCCGCGGCCAGGTTTTTGCGAAAGTGCGAGCAGGCGACTTCTGATCCGCCGACTGTGGGACATGCCGTGGCTGTCGGGGGGCTCGCGGGACTGGCGACTTACATGAGGCCGACCTGGCTTCTGGTGGGACCGGGACTGGCGATGCTGACATTGATGACGGGCCGAAGTTCCCTTGGGCAACGGACAATCCTTGCAGGAATCATCTGCCTGTCTCTCGCAGTAGTACTGTTTCCGTGGACAGCTCGGAACGCCGCCCTGACGGGGCACTGGATTCCGACGACGCTTTGGGTCGGCCCCAGTCTGTATGACGGACTGAATCCCACCGCCACGGGGGACAGCGATATGGAGTTTTTCGAACAGGACCGGCTGCTTCTGTCGATGAGCGAATACGAGATGGATCGAGAGTACCGGCGCCGAGCCTGGAAGTTCGCTGCCGAGAATCCCGCTCGCGTCATCTCACTGGCCCTGGTCAAGCAGAGTCGTTACTGGAGCCCCGCACCGAATACGCCTCAATTCCGTCATCCATTAATCCACCTGGTGGCGTGGCTGTCGTTCGCCCCGCTCATGATCTTCGCATTGATCGGTGTCTGGCAGACGCGGAATGATCCTTACCTCATCATTCTGACGGCCGGACCCGTGCTTTACTTTGCTGCTTTGCATTTGTTGTTTGTCGGCTCGCTCCGGTACCGGCTCCCCGCAGAGTTCCCGTTGTCCGTCCTTGCGGCGGTGGGAATGGTACGGCTTTTCGCGGGAAGTCGTGCAGCCCAGCATGCTTCGAGTCCTTCAAGTCAGGTCCTGCTTAACTAA
- a CDS encoding glycosyltransferase family 2 protein: MSLRVLTALPVFNEERHVVEVLAEVRKYSNDILVVDDGSSDNTPELLKTIEGVHVIRHQQNQGYGAALRTAFTYALAGQYDALVTIDCDGQHQPVLIPELAAALFNQQDCPADIVSGSRYLKVFDGASQPPIERRRINIQITEWLNHQFGLNLTDAFCGFKAYRVDCLARFRITELGYAMPLQLWVQAAAQKMKIVEFAVPLVYLEEERSFGGSLDIAAKRLAYYQEVLDREMDSLQLAKTPNCESTPASGHRPLACCGG; this comes from the coding sequence ATGTCCCTGCGTGTTTTGACGGCGTTGCCTGTTTTCAATGAAGAACGCCACGTCGTGGAAGTCCTTGCTGAGGTACGAAAGTACTCCAATGACATCCTGGTCGTCGACGACGGTTCTTCTGACAACACCCCTGAATTGCTGAAAACGATCGAAGGCGTGCACGTCATTCGGCATCAGCAGAATCAGGGCTACGGCGCCGCACTTCGAACCGCATTCACCTATGCCCTTGCCGGTCAATATGACGCGCTGGTCACGATCGATTGCGATGGCCAGCATCAACCGGTGCTGATTCCTGAACTCGCGGCGGCGTTATTTAATCAGCAGGACTGCCCCGCAGACATTGTTTCCGGCAGTCGATACCTCAAGGTTTTTGATGGCGCCAGCCAGCCGCCGATTGAACGCCGACGTATCAACATTCAGATTACGGAATGGCTGAATCATCAGTTCGGCCTGAATCTGACGGACGCCTTCTGCGGGTTCAAGGCGTATCGAGTCGATTGCCTGGCCCGATTCCGGATCACAGAACTGGGCTATGCGATGCCGCTGCAACTGTGGGTGCAGGCAGCCGCACAGAAGATGAAGATTGTGGAATTCGCCGTTCCGCTGGTCTATCTGGAAGAAGAACGATCCTTCGGTGGTTCTCTGGACATCGCTGCGAAGCGACTGGCCTACTACCAGGAAGTCCTCGACCGGGAAATGGACTCACTACAGCTGGCCAAGACGCCCAATTGCGAATCGACTCCCGCCTCGGGGCATCGACCACTGGCCTGCTGCGGCGGCTGA